The Methanoculleus sp. SDB sequence ACTATATTTTAACCTGAAAGCAAAAAGGATTGTGAACGGGGAACCTCTCGTACGCCCTGAATGGAAAACGGGGAACCTTTGCGGTATCCCAAGTATTAATCAGGGCTCCCCCTCAATAATAAACGATGATGTTCTGCCCGCATTGCAAAAGCCTGATGGTCTCCACGGGGGGCCAGCTGAAGTGCAGAAAATGTGGCTATTTACGGGAAATGGAAGGGAATGACGAAAGATTGAAGAAGACAAGACTGCGGAGTGAAAAGGTTCTCACCATCGTCGACAGCGACGAACATATTGCCACTCTGCCGACGACCAACGTAAAGTGTCCGGAGTGCGGCCACAACACCGCCGAATGGTGGCTCAGACAACTCAGGTCTGCGGATGAGAGCGAGGTCCGGTTTTTCCGCTGCACGAAATGCCGGCACACGTGGCGTGAATACGATTGAATCGGTTCCACCTTTTTTTACTCAAGACACATATCGTGCAGGCATCCGCGTGCCTGATTTCATTCATTTCCCGCACTCCCCTGATTTCCGGGGATCCGTGACCGGCAATCCGTAAAGCGTTTAATGAAATAACCATTATTAATAATGTAGAATAGGTGTGATAGAGAAATGGCTGAGGATTTCGAGGTTTCCCTCAACAAAACAGCAGTATACCATCCTGATTCCTCCTTCCGGAACCGGGAGACGTGCAAGGACTACGCGACTGCATACGGGGAATTTCTCCGGGAC is a genomic window containing:
- a CDS encoding DNA-directed RNA polymerase subunit M, coding for MMFCPHCKSLMVSTGGQLKCRKCGYLREMEGNDERLKKTRLRSEKVLTIVDSDEHIATLPTTNVKCPECGHNTAEWWLRQLRSADESEVRFFRCTKCRHTWREYD